From a single Mobula birostris isolate sMobBir1 chromosome 13, sMobBir1.hap1, whole genome shotgun sequence genomic region:
- the LOC140207424 gene encoding probable G-protein coupled receptor 139 — protein MNERGDSSAQSFFSEIAGSWNRGGISNSMSETIYRVKKIYYMIIDVIGVPVNLVAIVILSRRKCGLSTCTTRYLVSMATADLLTIIFEVILWRISYYFFPGAFLDITPVCSAISALGFAAMDCSVWFTVTFTFDRFVAISCQKLKTIFCAGRTAAAVLTTTGVLLCFRNEPYFYRFHPVKVIGNIPWDCITKPGYYTDPGWLGYRWLSTVLTPLLPFMLILLLNSLTVRHMLVTNRVRKGLRVQSKAENRSDPEMESRRRSVILLLTISRSFITLWSVSVAEFLYDIIAGLNPNNYNDSECILQNTGYMLLTLSCCINTFIYGVTQSKFREQFISAAKYPLMSIILLINKQNM, from the exons ATGAATGAGCGTGGAGATTCATCAGCTCAGAGTTTCTTCAGCGAGATCGCCGGCAGCTGGAACAGAGGCGGAATCTCAAACAGCATGTCTGAAACAATTTACCGTGTGAAAAAGATATATTACATGATCATTGACGTTATTGGTGTTCCCG tgaatttagtggcgattgtgatcctgtcccggagaaagtgcggcctctccacctgcaccacCCGCTACCTGGTGTCCATGGCAACGGCGGATCTACTAACTATCATCTTTGAGGTCATACTTTGGAGGATCAGTTATTACTTCTTCCCCGGGGCTTTCCTGGACATCACTCCCGTCTGCAGTGCGATCTCTGCCCTGGGATTTGCAGCCATGGACTGttcggtctggttcaccgtcacttttacgtttgatcggtttgtcgccatctcttgccagaagctgaaaacaatatTTTGCGCCGGGAGAACTGCGGCTGCGGTTCTCACAACAACCGGCGTTCTGCTCTGTTTTAGAAATGAACCCTACTTCTATAGATTTCATCCTGTGAAAGTAATTGGcaatataccctgggactgtattACAAAGCCAGGCTACTATACGGATCCCGGGTGGCTGGGATATAGATGGCTTTCTACCGTTCTAACGCCGTTACTCCCGTTCATGTTAATATTACTGTTGAACTCTCTGACTGTCAGACACATGTTAGTGACTAAtcgcgtccgtaaggggctgagggttcagagcaaggcggagaaccgcagtgacccggagatggagagcaggaggaggtctgtgatcttacttctcaccatctccagAAGCTTCATCAccctgtggtcggtgagtgttgctGAATTTCTTTATGACATCATTGCCGGACTGAACCCAAATAATTACAACGATTCGGAATGTATACTTCAAAACACCGGATACATGTTGCTAACATTAAGTTGTTGCATAAACACGTTTATTTATGGGGTgactcagtccaagttcagagagcagttcatcagcgcagcgaaatatccgctcaTGTCAATTATTCTATTGATTAATAAACAAAATATGTAA